The Saccharothrix variisporea genome has a segment encoding these proteins:
- a CDS encoding single-stranded DNA-binding protein — MAYNETRVTITGVVASEVTRTVVGTGYSRANFRMLTRERWWDVDREAWIEGGHMFLSVTCWRNLADNVKASLANRDPVFVAGKLTIKELPDSGKYRQFIDIEAYAVGPDLTSCRVAITRPPDTSPPPPAGHKPAPNPPKPAATTPDPAATTPDPAATAPDPAAPDPAAPGPAEPAATTPDPPKPAIAAPRKEGETAPTRRKPRATPTPPAASSPTPSAAPTRPAALTPPTRDLGLELGEVDKVPF, encoded by the coding sequence ATGGCCTACAACGAGACCCGCGTCACGATCACCGGCGTGGTGGCCAGCGAGGTGACCCGCACGGTGGTCGGCACCGGCTACAGCCGCGCCAACTTCCGCATGCTGACGCGTGAGCGCTGGTGGGACGTCGATCGGGAGGCGTGGATCGAGGGCGGCCACATGTTCCTGTCGGTCACGTGCTGGCGGAACCTGGCGGACAACGTCAAGGCGTCACTGGCCAACCGCGACCCGGTGTTCGTGGCGGGCAAGCTGACGATCAAGGAGTTGCCCGACAGCGGCAAGTACCGCCAGTTCATCGACATCGAGGCCTACGCCGTGGGCCCCGACCTGACGAGCTGCAGAGTCGCGATCACCAGACCACCCGACACCTCACCACCCCCACCCGCCGGCCACAAGCCCGCCCCCAACCCACCCAAGCCCGCCGCCACCACACCCGACCCCGCCGCCACCACACCCGACCCCGCCGCCACCGCCCCCGACCCCGCCGCTCCCGACCCCGCCGCTCCCGGCCCGGCCGAGCCCGCCGCCACCACACCCGACCCGCCGAAGCCCGCCATCGCCGCACCGCGCAAGGAAGGGGAGACCGCCCCCACTCGCCGCAAACCCCGCGCCACCCCCACCCCGCCCGCCGCCTCATCCCCCACCCCGTCCGCCGCTCCCACACGTCCCGCCGCCCTCACACCTCCCACCCGCGACCTGGGCCTGGAACTCGGGGAGGTGGACAAGGTGCCGTTCTGA